The Arachis hypogaea cultivar Tifrunner chromosome 19, arahy.Tifrunner.gnm2.J5K5, whole genome shotgun sequence genome has a window encoding:
- the LOC112779574 gene encoding membrane protein PM19L, translating to MATVGRNVAAPLLFLNLVMYFIVLGFASWCLNKFINGQTNHPSFGGNGATMFFLTFSMLAAVLGIVSKFLGGNHIRTWRNDSLAAAGATSVVAWAVTALAFGLACKQINIGGHRGWRLRIVEAFIIILTFTQLLYLLLIHAGLYSTRYGPGYRDSDYGVGGATTGDPMHKGAGVPTSSARV from the exons aTGGCAACGGTTGGAAGGAATGTGGCAGCTCCTCTGCTATTTCTGAACTTGGTCATGTATTTCATTGTCCTTGGTTTTGCTAGCTGGTGCCTCAACAAGTTCATCAATGGCCAAACTAATCACCCCA GTTTTGGAGGAAATGGTGCAACCATGTTCTTCTTGACGTTCTCCATGCTAGCGGCGGTTCTTGGAATAGTTTCCAAATTCTTAGGCGGCAATCACATTAGAACATGGAGGAATGACAGCTTGGCAGCTGCCGGAGCCACTTCAGTTGTTGCCTGGGCCGTCACGGCTCTCGCCTTTGG CTTGGCATGCAAGCAGATAAATATAGGAGGACATAGAGGGTGGAGGTTGAGGATTGTGGAGGCGTTCATAATCATTCTCACGTTTACACAATTGCTTTACTTGTTGCTTATCCATGCTGGCTTGTATAGTACCAGATATGGCCCTGGCTACCGTGACTCCGACTACGGCGTCGGAGGTGCTACTACTGGAGACCCTATGCACAAGGGTGCTGGTGTTCCCACTTCTAGTGCTCGTGTCTGA
- the LOC112779862 gene encoding uncharacterized protein: MSDPPTTPLAPPPIIPSQPHHPHHHHHHHHPPPHLPLIHHSTATPPPPSPSPSSSTSLAREYRKGNWTIQETLILITAKKLDDERRLKTASSSSSSSSASPACSTTPTSRSSGELRWKWVENYCWSHGCLRSQNQCNDKWDNLLRDYKKVRDYESKSQSQQPNYDDNKDLLPSYWTLNKQQRKEHNLPSNMVFEVYQAICEVLQRKQTQTQPQRITAATPTTPITTITTPQQTQPQPITIVTSPQPPPLLPPPPPPAPPPPPPPPLPPPPPPPPPAPPQAPTSSTTPVVSGRSESSSGTEEDSDNDDDGSESKRRKVKNLGSSIMHSASVLARALRSCEEKKEKRHREMMELEQRRIQMEEARNEVQRQGIATIVAAVTNLSGAIQSLINNNPERHGQR, translated from the exons ATGTCTGACCCTCCCACCACCCCATTGGCACCACCTCCAATCATACCTTCCCAACCCCACCAccctcaccaccaccaccaccaccaccaccctcctCCTCACCTCCCCCTCATCCACCACTCCACCGCCACTCCACCACCCCCTTCTccatctccctcctcctccacCTCCTTAGCCAGAGAATACCGCAAAGGAAACTGGACCATCCAAGAAACCCTCATCCTCATCACAGCCAAGAAACTCGACGACGAGCGCAGACTCAAAACCGCatcatcgtcgtcgtcgtcgtcatcaGCCTCTCCTGCATGCTCCACCACCCCAACAAGTAGAAGCAGCGGCGAGTTAAGGTGGAAGTGGGTTGAGAACTATTGCTGGAGCCATGGGTGTTTGAGGTCTCAGAATCAATGCAATGACAAATGGGACAACTTGCTCCGTGATTACAAGAAGGTTCGCGACTATGAATCCAAATCACAATCACAACAACCAAACTACGACGACAACAAAGACTTATTACCTTCTTATTGGACCCTCAACAAGCAACAGAGGAAAGAACACAACCTCCCTTCTAACATGGTCTTCGAAGTTTACCAAGCCATTTGCGAAGTTCTTCAAAGGAAACAAACTCAAACTCAACCTCAAAGAATAACCGCCGCAACTCCAACAAcaccaataacaacaataaccacCCCACAACAAACTCAACCTCAACCTATCACAATAGTAACTTCACCACAACCACCGCCTCTTCTTCCACCTCCGCCTCCACCTGCACCGCCACCGCCGCCGCCACCACCACtaccccctcctcctcctcctcctccgccgGCGCCACCTCAGGCTCCGACCAGCTCCACCACTCCGGTGGTTTCAG ggaggtcagaatcatcATCAGGAACAGAAGAAGatagtgataatgatgatgatggatCCGAAAGTAAGCGTAGGAAAGTGAAGAACCTTGGTTCAAGCATAATGCATAGTGCTTCAGTGCTAGCAAGGGCATTAAGGAGTTgtgaggagaagaaggagaagcgcCACCGTGAGATGATGGAGCTTGAGCAAAGGCGGATACAGATGGAAGAGGCTCGAAACGAGGTTCAACGGCAAGGCATCGCCACCATCGTCGCCGCCGTCACCAACCTCTCCGGTGCCATTCAATCACTCATCAATAATAATCCTGAACGCCATGGCCAAAGATAA